In Aedes albopictus strain Foshan chromosome 3, AalbF5, whole genome shotgun sequence, the following are encoded in one genomic region:
- the LOC134291608 gene encoding late histone H2B.L4-like — MAAKGSAKSPKSSASAAAGEKLTDKPRKSVSSKDDRKKAKRSGGGRRRKQSYNTHIYRVLRSIHPESGISSRAMSIMNSFMGDIFERIATEASRLTKINRKMTMQSREIQTAVRLLLPGELAKHAVSEGTKAVTMYTSTLK, encoded by the coding sequence ATGGCGGCGAAAGGAAGTGCAAAATCCCCAAAATCTAGTGCATCAGCAGCAGCGGGTGAAAAACTGACGGACAAACCGCGCAAGTCCGTCTCCAGCAAGGACGATCGGAAGAAGGCCAAACGATCCGGCGGGGGCCGCCGCAGGAAGCAATCCTACAACACGCACATTTACCGAGTGCTTCGGTCGATTCATCCGGAGTCCGGAATTTCCTCGAGGGCCATGAGCATTATGAACAGCTTCATGGGGGACATTTTCGAGCGAATTGCCACCGAAGCGTCCCGTTTGACCAAAATCAACCGGAAGATGACGATGCAATCGCGCGAAATCCAAACCGCCGTGCGCTTGCTGCTGCCGGGTGAGCTTGCGAAACATGCCGTCTCGGAAGGCACCAAAGCGGTTACGATGTACACGAGCACACTGAAGTAG